From Pseudomonas fluorescens:
ATCCGCAACGACCCGAAAGTGATTGCCGCCTACCTGGGTGCTGACGAAGAGGAGCTGGTATGAGTGCGCCTATCCTCGAAATGAAGGACCTGGATGTGTTCTACGGCCCGATCCAGGCCCTGAAGAAAGTCTCGCTGCACATCAACGAAGGCGAGACCGTCAGCCTGATCGGCTCCAACGGCGCGGGTAAATCCACGTTGCTGATGTCGATCTTCGGCCAGCCACGGGCGGAGTCGGGGCAGATTCTCTATAACGGTGTCGACATTACCCACAAGTCGTCCCACTACATCGCCTCCAACGGTATTGCGCAGTCGCCGGAAGGGCGGCGGGTGTTCCCCGACATGACCGTCGAGGAAAACCTGCTGATGGGCACCATCCCTATCGGTGACAAGTTCGCCCAGGAAGACATGCAGCGCATGTTCGAGCTGTTCCCGCGGCTCAAGGAGCGGCGTAACCAGAGGGCCATGACCATGTCCGGTGGCGAGCAGCAAATGCTCGCCATTGCCCGCGCGCTGATGAGCCGTCCCAAGTTGCTGTTGCTGGATGAACCGAGCCTGGGCCTGGCGCCGATTGTGGTGAAGCAGATCTTTTCCACCCTGCGCGAACTGGCCTCCACCGGGATGACCATCTTCCTGGTGGAGCAGAACGCCAACCATGCACTGCGTTTGTCGGACCGGGCGTATGTGATGGTGAACGGCGAGATTCGCCTCACAGGCACCGGCAAGGAGCTGCTGGTGAACGAGGAAGTGCGCAACGCCTACCTCGGCGGCCACTGATCCAAATAACAATGCAGTCCCCCTGTGGGAGGGGCGGTGCGACGATTCGACTTGCCCCCGATGGCGGTGTATCAGTCGGCACATCTGATACTGACCCACCGCTATCGGGGGCAAGTCGAATCGTCGCACCGCCCCTCCCACATTTGGTTTTATGGTGCCCACAAGGGCGATCCCAAATTGTGGAAAACAAATCCAGCCTCCCTCCAAAGCGCGACATATAGCCGCCGCAAATCCCTGTTTTGTCACAGTTTTGACTTGTCCCCATCCACTGTGGAACCGGCTGTGGGTAACGTGGGAGTAGCTGGCTGAACGCCTTTAAAACCGTGGCTTCCAGCTGTGTGGTTGTTTTTTGATCAGTGGCTTTTTCGCGGCCGATCGAGGGGTTTGTCAACCTGTTTAAAGACACAGGTATATGACTGAAATATGTCCCGCCAGCCTGTGGATAAGTCTGTGATTAAACTCTGGAAAGACTGCCGCAGAGGC
This genomic window contains:
- a CDS encoding ABC transporter ATP-binding protein, encoding MSAPILEMKDLDVFYGPIQALKKVSLHINEGETVSLIGSNGAGKSTLLMSIFGQPRAESGQILYNGVDITHKSSHYIASNGIAQSPEGRRVFPDMTVEENLLMGTIPIGDKFAQEDMQRMFELFPRLKERRNQRAMTMSGGEQQMLAIARALMSRPKLLLLDEPSLGLAPIVVKQIFSTLRELASTGMTIFLVEQNANHALRLSDRAYVMVNGEIRLTGTGKELLVNEEVRNAYLGGH